A single region of the Massilia sp. erpn genome encodes:
- a CDS encoding glutaredoxin family protein, whose product MIGKKIKVVAVYILILVAGLGVGLGLARLPAMFKKPYVEGNYAAYFPDTRTKVVVYGTETCPFCIKTRAYLKERNIAFADLYVDNSEKAKKEFGQLGGGGVPMILVGNRRIEGFNQAALDDALKKFVN is encoded by the coding sequence ATGATCGGAAAAAAGATTAAAGTCGTGGCCGTCTACATTCTCATCCTGGTGGCGGGCCTCGGCGTTGGCCTGGGTCTGGCCAGGCTGCCGGCCATGTTCAAAAAGCCTTATGTCGAAGGCAATTACGCTGCCTATTTCCCCGATACCCGCACCAAGGTCGTGGTGTATGGCACGGAAACCTGCCCCTTCTGCATTAAAACCCGCGCCTATCTGAAAGAGCGCAATATCGCTTTCGCCGATCTGTACGTCGACAATTCGGAAAAGGCCAAGAAGGAATTCGGCCAATTGGGTGGCGGTGGCGTGCCCATGATTCTGGTCGGTAATCGCCGCATCGAAGGCTTCAATCAAGCCGCCCTCGACGACGCACTGAAAAAGTTCGTCAACTAA
- the dxs gene encoding 1-deoxy-D-xylulose-5-phosphate synthase — MKLLENINIPADLRKLQRHQLTPLAHELRSFLLDSVSKTGGHLSSNLGTVELTIALHYVFNTPQDRIVWDVGHQTYSHKILTGRREQFHTLRQRDGISGFPRRVESEYDTFGTAHSSTSISAALGMAQAAKIKGEHRHAIAVIGDGSMTAGMAFEALNNAGVQEDLNLLVILNDNDMSISPPVGALNRYLARLMSGQFYAAAKNVGKSVLPAPVLELAKRLEEHAKGMVVPATMFEEFGFNYIGPIDGHDLESLIPTLQNIRQLKGPQFLHVVTKKGQGYKLAEAEPILYHGTGKFNPAEGIKPAPPSKITYTEVFGNWLCDMAAHDKALVGITPAMREGSGMVRFDQQYPDRYFDVGIAEQHAVTFGAGLACEGLKPVVAIYSTFLQRAYDQLIHDVALQNLDVTFALDRAGLVGADGATHAGNYDLAYLRCIPNMVVMAPSDENECRKMLTTAYHYPGPAAVRYPRGAGVGAAIEPALTSLEIGKGEVRRKGQKIAILAFGSMVAPSLGAAEQLDASVANMRFVKPLDVELVKQLAAEHDYLVTVEEGCIMGGAGAAVAEALASAGIVKPLLMLGLPDQFIDHGDPAKLLASVGLDAAGIAASIRQRFGGEEPRLVVNNG; from the coding sequence ATGAAACTGCTTGAAAACATCAACATCCCGGCGGACCTGCGCAAGCTGCAGCGCCACCAACTGACGCCGCTGGCGCATGAGCTGCGCAGCTTCCTGCTCGATTCCGTATCGAAAACGGGCGGCCACCTGTCGTCCAACCTGGGCACGGTGGAACTGACCATCGCCCTGCACTATGTCTTCAACACCCCGCAGGACCGCATCGTGTGGGACGTGGGCCACCAGACCTACTCGCACAAGATCCTGACCGGCCGCCGCGAACAGTTCCACACCCTGCGCCAGCGCGACGGCATCTCCGGCTTCCCGCGCCGCGTTGAAAGCGAGTACGACACCTTCGGCACCGCCCACTCCTCGACCTCGATTTCGGCCGCGCTGGGCATGGCGCAGGCGGCCAAGATCAAGGGCGAGCACCGCCACGCCATCGCCGTGATCGGCGACGGCTCGATGACGGCCGGCATGGCCTTCGAGGCGCTCAACAACGCCGGCGTGCAGGAAGACCTGAACCTGCTGGTGATCCTGAACGACAACGATATGTCGATCTCGCCGCCGGTGGGGGCGCTGAACCGCTACCTGGCGCGCCTGATGTCGGGCCAGTTCTACGCCGCCGCCAAGAACGTCGGCAAGTCGGTGCTGCCGGCCCCCGTGCTGGAGCTGGCCAAGCGCCTGGAGGAACACGCGAAAGGCATGGTGGTGCCCGCCACCATGTTCGAGGAATTCGGTTTCAACTACATCGGCCCGATCGACGGCCATGACCTGGAATCGCTGATCCCCACGCTGCAGAATATCCGCCAGCTCAAGGGCCCGCAGTTCCTGCACGTGGTGACGAAAAAAGGCCAAGGCTACAAGCTGGCCGAGGCCGAGCCGATCCTGTACCACGGCACCGGCAAGTTCAATCCGGCCGAAGGCATCAAGCCCGCGCCGCCGTCCAAGATCACTTACACCGAAGTGTTCGGCAACTGGCTGTGCGATATGGCGGCCCATGACAAGGCCCTGGTCGGCATCACGCCCGCCATGCGCGAAGGCTCGGGCATGGTGCGCTTCGACCAGCAGTATCCGGACCGCTACTTCGATGTCGGCATCGCCGAACAGCACGCCGTGACCTTCGGCGCCGGCCTGGCCTGCGAAGGCTTGAAGCCGGTGGTGGCGATTTACTCGACCTTCCTGCAGCGCGCCTACGATCAGCTGATCCACGACGTCGCCCTGCAGAATCTGGACGTGACCTTCGCCCTCGACCGCGCCGGCCTGGTGGGCGCGGACGGCGCGACCCATGCCGGCAATTACGATCTGGCCTATCTGCGCTGCATCCCGAATATGGTGGTGATGGCGCCGTCCGACGAGAACGAATGCCGCAAGATGCTGACCACGGCCTACCACTATCCCGGCCCGGCCGCCGTGCGCTATCCGCGCGGCGCGGGCGTCGGCGCGGCCATCGAACCGGCTCTGACCTCGCTGGAAATCGGCAAGGGTGAAGTGCGCCGCAAGGGCCAGAAGATTGCGATCCTGGCCTTCGGCTCGATGGTGGCGCCAAGCCTGGGCGCGGCCGAACAGCTGGATGCGAGCGTGGCCAATATGCGCTTCGTCAAGCCGCTGGATGTGGAGCTGGTCAAGCAACTGGCCGCCGAGCACGATTACCTGGTGACGGTGGAAGAGGGCTGCATCATGGGCGGCGCCGGCGCCGCCGTGGCCGAAGCCTTGGCCTCGGCGGGCATCGTCAAGCCGCTGCTGATGCTGGGTCTGCCCGATCAATTCATCGACCACGGTGACCCGGCCAAGCTGCTCGCCAGCGTGGGCCTGGATGCCGCCGGCATCGCCGCCTCGATCCGCCAGCGTTTCGGCGGCGAGGAACCGCGCCTGGTGGTGAACAACGGCTGA
- a CDS encoding polyprenyl synthetase family protein produces the protein MSAAFQDWMKTIQAGMEHDMSAYLPAASALPQKLHEAMRYALLGGGKRVRPLLVYAAGNLFGADAAALSRAAAALEMIHAYSLVHDDMPCMDDDALRRGKPTVHIAYDEATALLVGDALQAQAFAVLAEADTLPPARQVAMLRLLAQAAGSAGMCGGQAIDLASVGLSLTLQQLEQMHQLKTGALLRASVVLGALAGKDLDAAELQALNDYSRAIGLAFQVVDDILDATADSATLGKTAGKDAADNKPTYVSILGLEPSQALAEKLRLEAHAALAPFGDNAQRLRELADLIVQRKA, from the coding sequence ATGAGCGCCGCCTTCCAGGATTGGATGAAGACCATCCAGGCCGGCATGGAGCACGATATGTCGGCCTATCTGCCGGCCGCCTCCGCGCTGCCGCAGAAACTGCACGAAGCCATGCGCTACGCCCTGCTGGGCGGCGGCAAGCGCGTGCGCCCGCTGCTGGTGTACGCCGCCGGCAATCTGTTCGGCGCCGATGCGGCAGCCCTGAGCCGGGCGGCGGCGGCGCTGGAAATGATCCACGCCTATTCGCTGGTGCACGACGACATGCCCTGCATGGACGACGATGCGCTGCGCCGCGGCAAGCCGACCGTGCATATCGCTTACGACGAAGCGACCGCGCTGCTGGTGGGCGACGCCCTGCAGGCGCAGGCCTTTGCCGTGCTGGCCGAGGCGGACACGCTGCCGCCGGCGCGCCAGGTGGCCATGCTGCGCCTGTTGGCGCAGGCGGCCGGTTCGGCCGGCATGTGCGGTGGCCAGGCCATCGACCTGGCCAGTGTGGGCCTGAGCCTGACGCTGCAGCAGCTGGAACAGATGCACCAGCTGAAAACCGGCGCGCTGCTGCGCGCCTCGGTGGTGCTGGGCGCCCTGGCCGGCAAGGATCTCGACGCGGCCGAGCTGCAAGCGCTGAACGATTATTCGCGCGCCATCGGCCTGGCTTTCCAGGTGGTGGACGACATCCTCGACGCCACGGCCGATTCGGCCACCCTGGGCAAGACGGCCGGCAAGGATGCGGCCGACAACAAACCTACCTATGTTTCCATCCTGGGCCTGGAACCGTCCCAAGCCCTGGCGGAAAAACTGCGGCTCGAGGCGCATGCTGCGCTCGCGCCATTCGGAGACAATGCACAGCGCTTACGCGAACTCGCGGATCTGATCGTGCAGCGGAAGGCATAA
- a CDS encoding exodeoxyribonuclease VII small subunit — protein sequence MNDDTAAAAPASFEEAMAELAQLVTQMESGQLPLEASVAAYARGSELVKFCAGQLDKVESQVKVLEGDLLKPFADNEEGQP from the coding sequence ATGAATGACGACACCGCTGCCGCGGCGCCGGCCTCCTTCGAGGAAGCCATGGCCGAACTGGCGCAGCTGGTGACGCAGATGGAGTCGGGCCAGCTGCCGCTGGAAGCGTCCGTCGCCGCTTATGCGCGCGGTTCCGAGCTGGTGAAATTCTGTGCCGGCCAGTTGGACAAGGTGGAATCCCAGGTCAAGGTGCTGGAGGGCGACCTGCTCAAGCCCTTCGCCGACAATGAGGAGGGCCAGCCATGA